A section of the Ignavibacteriales bacterium genome encodes:
- a CDS encoding T9SS type A sorting domain-containing protein, with protein sequence MSKDFFVKYLLKSKISLPIAILLLLLTNTAFSQYGWHQLNSGATNNLHGVKFYSANFGMVVGENGKILRTTNGGLNWFSGTVVSSLAMYKLAYVDSLRWTIVGQNGLILYSSNAGSSWNVNGTAGVSVNLADIQFVKTEGVTSDTGYIAGVNGTLLRTTNGGVTWSQVPVITSNNLYFVHFVGQNTGFVGGYNVAIKTTNAGVNWTTVTPAPNMELSRADFKDSDNGIIVGGTDISNDGVIYRTSNGGANWSEYLTPFEALKSVIYLTNGNISIVGNNGIILMSYTNGNNWEIQTSPVTTFLRDSYFVDTSTAYAVGNSGTIIKTTSAGVIINVHQISSEIPSSFRLYQNYPNPFNPSTNFWFDIPVSGLVSLKIYDSLGREVKTVLNKVLQAGRYEYTYQGENIPSGLYFYTLTANDFSQTMKMILVK encoded by the coding sequence ATGAGCAAGGACTTTTTTGTTAAATATTTGTTAAAAAGTAAGATTAGCCTGCCTATTGCTATTTTGCTACTCTTGCTCACTAATACAGCCTTCTCACAATACGGATGGCATCAGCTCAATTCCGGCGCTACAAACAACCTTCATGGTGTTAAGTTTTACTCGGCAAATTTTGGTATGGTAGTCGGAGAAAATGGTAAGATTCTTAGAACAACGAACGGAGGTCTGAATTGGTTTTCGGGGACGGTTGTATCGTCATTAGCGATGTACAAACTTGCTTATGTAGACTCATTGCGATGGACTATTGTTGGGCAGAATGGATTGATTCTCTATTCTTCTAATGCCGGTTCTTCTTGGAATGTTAATGGCACCGCCGGTGTAAGTGTTAATCTTGCTGATATTCAATTTGTTAAAACAGAGGGAGTCACTTCTGATACTGGCTATATTGCCGGTGTCAATGGTACCTTGTTACGGACAACAAATGGAGGAGTGACCTGGTCACAGGTTCCTGTTATCACATCAAACAACCTTTATTTTGTACACTTCGTGGGTCAAAATACCGGATTCGTTGGCGGATACAATGTTGCTATAAAAACAACGAATGCCGGTGTGAATTGGACTACGGTAACACCTGCTCCAAATATGGAACTAAGCCGGGCGGATTTTAAAGACTCGGATAATGGTATCATAGTTGGAGGCACGGATATCTCTAATGATGGGGTAATATACAGAACTTCAAACGGAGGTGCTAATTGGTCAGAATACCTTACTCCTTTTGAAGCGCTGAAATCGGTCATATATTTGACCAACGGGAATATTTCGATTGTTGGTAATAATGGAATAATCCTGATGTCATATACTAATGGGAATAACTGGGAGATTCAAACAAGTCCTGTTACGACCTTTCTGAGAGATTCTTACTTCGTAGATACTTCGACAGCCTATGCCGTGGGAAACTCAGGTACTATTATCAAAACAACTTCTGCCGGTGTGATTATAAATGTTCATCAGATTTCCTCGGAGATTCCTTCTTCGTTCAGACTATATCAGAACTATCCTAACCCATTTAATCCCAGTACGAATTTTTGGTTTGATATACCCGTCAGTGGCTTGGTTTCTCTGAAGATCTATGACTCTCTGGGACGGGAAGTCAAAACCGTCTTAAATAAGGTCTTACAGGCTGGAAGATATGAATATACATATCAGGGTGAGAATATTCCTAGTGGACTATACTTCTATACATTGACAGCTAATGACTTCTCACAGACAATGAAAATGATACTCGTGAAATAA
- a CDS encoding DUF1028 domain-containing protein, which translates to MNKHTLFILFIFFLMISNSQAQFYSKPFAHTYSIVARDPVTGEMGVAVQSHWFSVGSIVAWGEAGVGVIATQSFVNVSFGLRGLELLKQGKTPQEVVDELISTDEGRDERQLAVLDSKGNAASYTGKKCIPEAGNKVGENYSVQANMMLNNTVWGAMADAFENSTGPLAERLIATLEAAQNEGGDIRGKQSASLLIVRGESTGNKWEDKLIDLRVEDSDEPVKELRRLLKVHRAYEHMNNGDLAIEKGDIELALKEYSTAEEMFPDNLEMKFWHAVTLAGIGKVDESLPIFKEVFSKDANWRELLMRLPKVDLFNVSDDDMEKIKGL; encoded by the coding sequence ATGAATAAACATACATTATTCATATTATTTATTTTCTTTTTAATGATATCAAATTCTCAGGCACAGTTTTATAGTAAGCCGTTTGCACATACATACTCGATAGTTGCGCGGGACCCGGTTACCGGAGAAATGGGAGTAGCCGTACAGTCGCATTGGTTTTCGGTTGGCTCTATCGTGGCGTGGGGTGAGGCAGGGGTTGGTGTAATTGCGACGCAGTCATTTGTAAATGTATCATTTGGATTACGGGGACTGGAGCTTCTCAAACAAGGCAAGACACCTCAGGAAGTAGTTGATGAACTGATCTCAACTGATGAAGGCAGAGATGAGAGGCAATTAGCTGTACTTGATTCAAAGGGGAATGCGGCGTCATATACAGGTAAGAAGTGTATACCCGAAGCCGGCAATAAGGTTGGAGAGAATTACTCAGTGCAGGCAAACATGATGCTGAATAACACTGTGTGGGGAGCGATGGCAGATGCATTCGAGAATTCGACCGGACCGCTAGCGGAGAGATTAATAGCTACCCTGGAAGCGGCACAGAACGAGGGCGGCGACATACGAGGAAAACAGTCGGCAAGTCTCCTAATAGTAAGGGGCGAATCAACAGGGAATAAGTGGGAAGATAAGTTAATAGACCTAAGGGTGGAAGACAGTGATGAGCCGGTGAAGGAATTGAGAAGGCTATTGAAAGTTCACAGGGCATATGAGCATATGAACAACGGCGACCTGGCAATAGAGAAGGGAGATATAGAACTGGCATTGAAAGAGTATTCGACGGCAGAAGAGATGTTCCCGGACAACCTGGAGATGAAGTTCTGGCACGCGGTAACTCTTGCAGGGATAGGAAAGGTGGATGAGTCACTCCCAATATTCAAAGAAGTATTTTCAAAGGATGCTAACTGGCGAGAACTACTGATGAGATTGCCAAAGGTAGATCTGTTTAATGTGAGTGATGATGATATGGAGAAGATAAAGGGGCTGTAA